In Urechidicola croceus, a single window of DNA contains:
- a CDS encoding ribbon-helix-helix domain-containing protein, giving the protein MKSKITIRISDILRDQLNEKAQVEGVSTSELTRSILEEHCNSTERFESENFIENEQEIQEESEVFIENEQEIQVESENFFEKEYYALLDQFECLYEENEEFESSDIVRSVEFLQLVCWIYYQRSGFKILLSDEKYKKFQNTIIKIHSSKILGGELKNEFNKVFADLVGVEGNFFHQNSQLNFSKGILPKFNYSLLNNFIFKKNCGIIKVNI; this is encoded by the coding sequence ATGAAAAGTAAAATAACAATTAGAATTTCAGATATTTTAAGAGATCAACTGAATGAAAAGGCACAAGTTGAAGGAGTTTCTACTTCTGAGTTAACGAGATCAATTTTAGAAGAACATTGTAATTCAACTGAAAGATTTGAAAGTGAAAATTTCATTGAAAATGAACAAGAGATTCAAGAAGAGTCAGAAGTTTTCATTGAAAATGAACAAGAGATTCAAGTGGAGTCCGAAAATTTCTTTGAAAAGGAGTATTATGCCCTTTTAGATCAGTTTGAGTGTTTATATGAAGAAAATGAAGAATTTGAAAGTAGTGATATTGTTCGTTCAGTAGAATTTTTGCAATTAGTTTGTTGGATTTATTATCAGCGTTCAGGATTCAAAATTTTGTTATCTGATGAAAAATACAAAAAATTTCAAAATACAATTATTAAAATTCATTCCAGTAAAATATTAGGTGGAGAATTAAAAAATGAATTTAATAAGGTTTTTGCTGACCTTGTTGGTGTTGAAGGAAACTTTTTTCATCAAAATAGTCAGTTGAATTTTTCTAAAGGAATTTTACCAAAATTTAATTATTCATTGTTGAATAATTTTATTTTCAAAAAAAATTGTGGAATAATTAAAGTGAATATTTAA
- a CDS encoding helix-turn-helix domain-containing protein: protein MKNQITQVHSISPEDFKKEIVEDVATHISVILEEIVSKIQPKQNSEFITSKEAASFLQVTLPTLYDWRKKGIVIAYRIANKIRYKRSEIENSLIKINESYEK, encoded by the coding sequence ATGAAAAATCAAATTACCCAAGTCCATAGCATCTCACCAGAGGACTTTAAAAAAGAAATTGTAGAAGATGTTGCTACTCACATAAGTGTAATATTAGAAGAAATTGTTTCTAAAATTCAACCAAAACAAAATTCTGAATTTATAACAAGTAAAGAAGCTGCAAGTTTTTTACAAGTAACGCTACCAACACTTTATGATTGGCGTAAGAAAGGAATAGTTATTGCGTATCGAATTGCAAATAAAATTCGATATAAACGGTCAGAAATTGAAAATTCACTTATTAAAATAAATGAGAGTTATGAAAAGTAA